A window of Myxococcales bacterium contains these coding sequences:
- a CDS encoding alpha/beta hydrolase: protein MTPRILVLAGLVAALALVGCGPPTLPLRAAPHLQDSATVVTDTYFIEAKDGTPLFVRVWRPRSTPRGALALVHGLLDHGERYDALARRAAEAGFSVHAVDLRGHGRSAGMRAYAHAFGDYVDDTEAFVDAVHAREADRRVFLFGHSMGGAIVTTYAAFRLPEVARSGRRGIAGLVLSAPALSTERTGLVLKGSTHLTAALFPEAGVFSLDLDKFSRDPRVVAACKADPLVYTSPAPARTASELVSAIADLRDAGAHLRVPLLVMHGTADEVTEPGGSKRLHASALSTDKTLTLYPGYVHDLLHEPEHARVEADVVAWLSARCSSNRGNVVP from the coding sequence ATGACGCCCCGAATCCTCGTGCTCGCGGGTCTCGTCGCTGCGCTCGCCCTCGTTGGCTGCGGCCCGCCCACGCTCCCCCTGCGTGCCGCCCCCCACCTCCAAGACTCGGCCACGGTCGTCACCGACACGTACTTCATCGAGGCGAAAGACGGCACGCCCCTCTTCGTGCGCGTCTGGCGTCCCCGGTCGACGCCACGGGGCGCCCTCGCGCTCGTCCACGGCCTCCTCGATCACGGCGAGCGCTACGACGCGCTCGCCAGGCGCGCCGCCGAGGCAGGCTTCTCCGTCCACGCGGTCGACCTCCGCGGACATGGCCGATCGGCCGGAATGCGCGCGTACGCCCACGCCTTCGGCGACTACGTGGACGACACCGAAGCGTTCGTCGACGCCGTGCACGCGCGCGAGGCCGACAGGCGAGTCTTTCTCTTCGGCCACAGCATGGGGGGCGCGATCGTCACCACCTACGCGGCGTTTCGGCTCCCCGAGGTCGCTCGATCGGGGCGCCGCGGCATCGCGGGCCTCGTGCTCAGCGCACCTGCCCTGTCGACCGAGCGCACCGGGCTCGTGCTCAAGGGCTCCACGCACCTCACCGCGGCGCTCTTCCCCGAAGCCGGGGTCTTCTCGCTCGACCTCGACAAGTTCTCGCGAGACCCACGTGTCGTCGCCGCGTGCAAGGCCGACCCTCTCGTCTACACGAGCCCTGCGCCCGCTCGTACGGCGTCCGAGCTCGTCTCGGCCATCGCCGATCTCCGCGACGCCGGCGCACACCTGCGCGTCCCCTTGCTCGTCATGCACGGAACGGCCGACGAGGTCACCGAGCCCGGAGGATCGAAGCGCCTCCACGCTTCGGCCCTCTCGACCGACAAGACCCTCACGCTCTACCCCGGCTATGTCCACGACCTGCTGCACGAGCCCGAGCACGCCCGGGTCGAGGCCGACGTCGTCGCGTGGCTCTCCGCTCGCTGCAGCTCGAACCGGGGTAACGTAGTCCCATGA
- a CDS encoding transposase codes for MSTPRRIAPGTTYLVTRRTTRRHFLMNPDKRRVLLAVYWYATALLAAEFGIEIHAVQVLSNHMHEVLTDTRGELPKFLSQRNRLMANAIKVLRGWPEEVFSREGASVVALYGDDAVLQKIGYTLSNAVAAGLVARPEDWPGVTLAATDIGTRTIRVERPAVYFDAENKRWPASAEIAITVPRSLEANAGHEGARARIVAAVEAAVDEARRIARKAGKFVRSMEWIFAVPHTTRASSFEKVGARNPSFAAGGNVEMATMAAKVRAAFLGAYREAFRALRSGVRDVFFPLGTWRLAQEVGVNVFSTT; via the coding sequence ATGTCTACCCCTCGACGCATCGCCCCCGGCACCACCTACCTCGTCACGCGCAGGACCACGCGCCGCCACTTCCTCATGAACCCCGACAAGCGGCGCGTCTTGCTCGCAGTCTACTGGTACGCCACCGCCCTGCTCGCGGCCGAATTTGGCATCGAGATCCACGCGGTTCAGGTCCTCTCGAATCACATGCACGAGGTGCTCACCGACACCCGCGGCGAGCTCCCAAAATTTCTGTCTCAGCGAAATCGCCTCATGGCGAACGCGATCAAGGTGCTGCGCGGATGGCCGGAGGAGGTCTTCTCGCGCGAAGGTGCCAGCGTCGTAGCGCTCTACGGCGACGACGCCGTGCTGCAGAAGATCGGCTACACCCTCTCGAACGCGGTGGCCGCGGGGCTTGTCGCGCGGCCGGAGGATTGGCCCGGTGTGACGCTCGCCGCGACCGACATCGGCACGCGGACCATCCGCGTCGAGCGGCCCGCGGTGTACTTCGACGCGGAAAACAAGCGGTGGCCGGCGTCGGCGGAGATAGCGATCACGGTGCCGCGCTCGCTCGAAGCGAACGCGGGGCACGAGGGCGCGCGTGCACGAATCGTAGCGGCGGTGGAAGCGGCGGTCGACGAGGCGCGGCGCATCGCACGAAAAGCCGGGAAGTTCGTGCGCTCGATGGAGTGGATTTTCGCGGTGCCGCACACGACGCGTGCGTCGTCGTTCGAGAAGGTCGGGGCGCGGAACCCGTCATTCGCGGCGGGCGGAAACGTCGAGATGGCGACCATGGCGGCGAAGGTGCGGGCCGCGTTCTTGGGGGCGTATCGCGAGGCGTTTCGCGCGCTACGGAGCGGTGTGCGAGACGTGTTCTTTCCGTTGGGGACGTGGCGCTTGGCTCAAGAGGTCGGGGTCAATGTATTTTCAACGACTTAG
- a CDS encoding peptidylprolyl isomerase encodes MTTVVVDTSLGSFTLLLDPAKAPATVASFLAYVDAGHYTGTVFHRVIPGFMAQGGGYDTALEKKPVRAPVENEAHNGRKNLRGTVAMARTSDPHSATAQFFVNVADNAFLDHTAKTQAGYGYAVFGEVTDGMGVVDAIVAVPTGASGPFSKDAPLEHVVIQAVRRA; translated from the coding sequence ATGACCACCGTCGTCGTCGACACGAGCCTCGGCAGCTTCACCCTCCTCCTCGACCCCGCGAAGGCCCCGGCCACGGTCGCGAGCTTCCTCGCGTACGTCGACGCGGGCCACTACACGGGCACCGTGTTCCACCGCGTGATCCCGGGGTTCATGGCGCAGGGCGGCGGCTACGACACGGCCCTCGAGAAGAAGCCCGTGCGCGCCCCCGTCGAGAACGAGGCCCACAACGGCCGCAAGAACCTCCGCGGCACCGTGGCCATGGCCCGCACGAGCGATCCGCACTCGGCCACGGCCCAGTTCTTCGTCAACGTCGCCGACAACGCGTTCCTCGATCACACCGCCAAGACCCAAGCCGGCTACGGGTACGCCGTCTTCGGCGAGGTCACCGACGGCATGGGCGTGGTCGACGCGATCGTCGCCGTGCCCACCGGCGCGAGCGGCCCCTTCTCGAAGGACGCGCCCCTCGAGCACGTGGTCATCCAGGCGGTCCGCCGGGCCTGA